The Ananas comosus cultivar F153 unplaced genomic scaffold, ASM154086v1, whole genome shotgun sequence region AATGATGTCGATATGCATTTAAACTTTGAGCTTTACTGTGTTGTCATGAAGATGACAAGAATTGTCATTTAGAAGgttgtgaactagagagctaatgccATCAAGTGTAATTGAGCTCGGATTGAGAACCTAGCGGATAGGTGCCATGAGATCTTGGAATACATTGTTGGACTCCCCAAATGctagtgtcatcaaggggcactagggcCGTAGCAAatttgaaacttcacattgctTGACTTAAACTAGATTTCGGATCTAGTGACTATGCATGTTAGAGAACTGAGGATTGGAATACTGagcttggactatgcttgcttgccactttgtgctcattcgccaTGCTCTTGTGAGGGAcgctcctacaagccggcactccgagtTAAGCCTACCGACTTATGTTCGCTGGTGCGTATTAGAAGCCTACGCGGGTCAGGATGGGACagacattccaagagtaggcgATGTTGGGCTACACACCCActttaggcggcacaagctggactacccttGGACGTCCTTAATGGAAATGGAAACGACACGGGTTGCAGAGTGATCATCACtatagataggtttagtagttagAATGACACTATATTGCTTTTAGCATAGGGTCGAGACATATAGCATATACTTATTAGCCTCCTTTTGCCATTAAAGCTACTTGGTTGACCATGACAAATGATGCATATGTATTATAAAGGTTAATGACTTATATTATGAAATGTCGTAGTGTACATAGCATGACATCGTGCATACTTGAGTTCAGTAATTTTCTCTTTCAATTATGCTTAGTATACCGCAAGTCATTATgcattattattgtacttacccttttcttttggcgGCCCtcagtggtgcatagagctgagtcAAGTAATTGCCACTGGGACTATAAATCTATAGTTCCGCACGCCCTCTTTTTCCTCGATATTTTTTAGAGCCTTCACGCGGGGggcagggatcgcggaaagggtatcgccctCCTGGGCTTTAGCCTGTGGTCTCtacgagggatcgttcgatagtgttggtctacctctcgtgtttttctttttgtgagaggcaTTGAGAATCTGTACCCGTTATGGTATAGAGACACCATTTTTACTCAGCTGGGGGGCgcagttattgtactacttatgttCTTTTTTACTAGCTTTATTGTTATCAGCTTTATTCTATACTTTGGTGTAGGTATGAATAGAACTTTACTCCCTGATTCATTAGTTGCTAAGTTATTTCATTCTTTCTTATATTCTATCTCTtatgctttacttccgcttttattgtagaacgccttatatgtgatatgtgtagacatatggcgggtctgggcacgctaccgggagggcctccgccggtcccggggcgtgacagacttgatctacactattaatagtatttggaaactatatttcacaattttttgatcaatgatggagccttcgaatcgacgatcggcaccgttgaattatgatctataccacttaaattatctagaaatcaaatttcatgcttttccgatattattctcttgtccatcaagtaggcgtaaaaatgaatggctgaaaatgaatatcttctaaaaagtgatgatagaaattttataatcaagatcgagagtatagatcttgttctaaatagtttaaagaattttctaaccaaaattcaattgatttggatagttttacaccgttaaacgtgaaaacacctcatatctaccattaaaattataaattttgaaaccctttgatcattaggttaataatatcgaaaagatttaaaatttggtttctaaatacttcaagtggtatagattatattcaacggtgtCAATCGTCAATTcgaaggctccatcattgaaaacaaatgggtgacaacggagccggtttgctaccaatagtatttcagcacaactctatatatctatactatataaaagcacgtatttcaaatttcggtctgtcgacagacccattttttggcgagaaaaaaatttgattcctctttccttacgtaaaataaataatagaattaaaaaaaacttttatttcctctttatttctacaacagaaaaaaatttatacttaaccaaatttttaccaatctgagaatatctactgtgaatttttatttaattcatttttatctctaactataatgtaatatctatactatctagcacgtatttcaaatttcgatatGTCAGCATACCCTTTttaggtggaaaaaaaaattgattcctctttccttacgtaaaataaataacataataaaacaaacttttaatttatctttacctctaaaataaaaaatatatatacttattcaaattttgccACTGAAAgatatctaatcttttttaattcaaaattttgtttatttcttttttatctctaaaatagaaataaattcagTGTTCATCCAAATTTTTTGCAGAAATATCAATATGTTTGCTAGTccaattattttacattaaatttaaattggagtttttaactcgtaaattaaatttaatttttgatttatggATATGCAATCTAtcaatctattttatatttaaaaattttaaaattgatatttagatattctttaaataaaatataaccatataatttataaaaatattttattttaaatttttgaataaatatgatttataaattttattgtattttaaataatttaaaataatttttactgtgattttgcactacgctcaatatattgtatatatcataatatatatatagatagatagagtctgcggctaggatgcttatggagcACGGAGGCTCGCTGTTCAATTTGTTTTCGTATTCGGACTTTCGATCTGACGATCGTCTCTGTTTAGACTtgttgagtatttgaagtatctagacagcaaaataaaattttagtgatttttatcgatatcatttgcctaagtgATCGAAGAGTGCTTCCACAAATCACAATTTGCTGacaaataaaatcttacaaaatattgGTGATATGACATCTACCGTTTTacatcaaagttattgatcttgttttatatgctataaagaattttctatcaaatttcatgtgatttggatatttctacaccgttttAAACTTGCAACCAGGCTCACCTCGgccattttaaattattattgtatttttggtCAGCCTTCTATCGATCACTAGGCATAATGGATctcgaaaatcacaaaatttattttctattggtacttcaaatacttagaTAAACTCTACGGAGCGATCGTCAATTGAAATGTCCGAACATCGGAAAACAACTTTGGAAGCatgagggctccgtgcttcgataAGCATACAGcccatataatattattatatatatatatatatatatatatatattagagtccggctactatcctattaataggattagGCACCATTGTCtatcaagtcgtttttgatTGTATCGCGAAACTTCAAATGATAATTCTGTGCACtgattgaaatttgatttacacAATTAGAATGTTTAAAccaatattttgtatattttaaaaatcattatcaagttcatttCTTAAGATgttaaaaaatgaacggctcAATATGAATAACCTTTTTAAatatagaggttagactttctcaattcataatcagattAATCAAACAGATTATTaaaatagtattaaaatttatctatCAAAAATCAAACAATTTGGATTGCTATACCGTTTAAAAacgcaaacggctcatataggccgtctaAAATTGTCGATTTACGACACTTGATCacatatgtaaatatttttaaattttatgaaatttattttctaggtacttcaaatactctagatcaagtttaacggagccgattgacgattcgaaagtcgcaacatcaaaaacgagctggaagcacggaaggctccgtgcttccgatagcatagtagcctcactctatatatatatatatatatatatatatatatatataacgtaaAATAATTTCAAGTTCGGGTTCGGTCAGATTCGGGTCCGGATCAGGtataatcaaaatccatatttgaatccaaatccgtcgatttttctattttgatacTCATATTCGAAACTATATCCTATTAGCATTGGGTAATTCGGAGTCGGATAAAATTTCTGATATACCTTATCCATTGACATTCCCAGTTGGGTTAGTCAAAACTTCTATTGATGAAGTAATTGTCAAGGAAGTTAAGAACTAGATAAGAATAGCAAAGCAGGCTTATCCCTTAGTATTGAAGAATCCCTAGCAAGCTAGCTGTTTCCCATTAAAAAAACAAGGTAATTTCGCTTTCTAATTAAGGAACTAGCTAGAGTGGGTGGGGGTTATCTCCCTGGTAAAGAACAACTGGCCTGTAGCTATCATACTCTACAGATCGATTAGTTGTTTCCGCGCCATTGGCTACGATGAAAtcaataaatatattcctcattattaattaatcactaAAATAGAGTCAGCTGGGTCATGTTCTGATTCACTTAATTCCCCATTAATTATTCACCATCCGAAACAACCTTAGAGCCGCTATTTGtgtccaaattaaaaaaaataaataaaattcatcCATTATATTATTGATGTGATGTTCTCAACGAATGAGATTATTTCCTCTGTCTCATCATGATTATtaaagaaaagatattttattgtattttttatttaaaagaaaagatatgatTTGCTATTAATAAATGACGCGGTATTAATAAATGACGCGGTATGACTGATACATAGTAGAATCTCGTGTGTGGAAATTGAATGGAACCCAACGATTGACTCGGCCAATTTTTGTTTAATGAATAATTAGTTAAGCATCATCGAACGCTGGTTTCAGATTCGCTACCAGTTTTCTCAATCAGCTTCTTAATTATTTCATGAGCTGTCTCTTTGATCAGATCAAACCACATGCATCATAtagcctctttctctctctctatttgccCTAACTGAAGCCACAGgatcaaacacaaaaaaagCAATATATATAGCAAAGTCATAGCATCGAATTAAGTACCAATTAAGTTAGCTGCTATGATCCGCATGGAGAAAAGACTCCGGCTGTTTCTCCTCTCCTTCATTCTCTCCCTCCTCGTCTCGCCGCCACCCAAAGCTGCCGCCGCGCAGCTCGACCCGAACTACTACGCCAACATCTGCCCCAACCTCGAGAACCTCGTGCGCGGGGCCGTCGTCAAAATGATGTCGCAAACTCCCGTCGCGGCCCCTGCCACCCTCCGCCTCTTTTTCCACGACTGCTTCGTCATGGTAAATATCATGAAAATTTACTGACGATAAGTACAAGTATATAGTCCTACTGTAATGCCtcgcataattttttttccgaaCGATCGAGCAGGGTTGTGACGCGTCGATCATGATCATAAGTTCGGACGGGAGTGATGAGTGGCGTAACCCCGCCGACTTCTCGCTCAAAGCGGAGGGGTTCGAGACCGTTCTCGCAGCTAAGGCGGCAGTCGACGGTGATCTGCAGTGCACGAACAAGGTGTCCTGCGCTGATATTTTGGCCCTTGCCACAAGAGATGTTGTCTCCTTGGTATAAAcaagatttttatatatatcttccCTTTGTTTACATGCCTCCAGTTTTAATTAGGTTTATTAGGAATTCTcatggtgtgtgtgtgtgtgtgtatatctatatatctctacaaattaattaagtagTAAAACTATGTACttatttatcttttatatttttaattatcacatagtatatatatacatgcatctAAATGTTGCAAAGTTTTCATTTATTCTTCATTGATCCTTAGTTCACGGATTAAAGATGAGTTTTTCTCATAAAAGAATTATTCTTTTCCAAATAATTTGCCACGAAATTATCTTTCATGCATGCTATTTTCTATGAGCCATAAATACTAATAATTGAAGTGCGCTTCAAGATATCTTAAAAAAGTTTATGTAACTTTTCAAGCTCATACGAGACTGAAAAAATGTAATTTGAAGAAATTAACACaagtaagaataaaaaaaattgaagtaaaaaagtgtaatttaaaaatttagcaaaaatgTATGTCCAAATTCCtccattttctatttttttttcctccttgttaaatataaaaatatttaaacaccgttctctaactgcttaagcttttagagtacaacggttgtttcacatggtatcagagcaggagatcctgagttcgagtcacgccaggctcctagcatattaattttcttccatttaattcaagcccacgtcatgagcCGACTAAAAAatgtctcgagcccagacgcgagggggagtgttaaatataaaaatatttaaacaccgatCTCTaccagcttaaatttttagagtacaatggttgtttcacacTCCTCCTTTCAGATATATAGTATAGGGAATTGATGAATTCTTTGAGCAGTTCATTAATTTCTTGTGTGTTAACTGCGCGGGTGCAGAGCGGAGGGCCGACGTGGCCGGTGGAGCTCGGGAGGTACGACGGGAAGGTATCGTTGGGCAGCGACGTTGTCCTCCCCAGCCCCGACTTCAATCTCGACCAGCTGAACGGCATGTTCGGTAGCTTTGGTCTCACACAGACTGACATGATTGCTCTTTCAGGTATATTTCTCTAAGACGCACCCTTAAAATAAccgttattttttaaaaagcttATATATGTTCGAGATTTGTCATAATTCTAAGATGCAAATCTAAATTAGAtgggaaaatatatatatatatatatatatatataatatagatgaCTTTGATAATGTCACTCtgcaataaattaatttttgtaaaatccaaaagcTGGAGTGGAATCCAACGAACAAACTAAAATATGGAAGACGATTAAGAAGATATATACTAAATAAATGCATTGCCTTCTTATTGTATAACTCaacataattaatatataatatacgtgCGTGCGTACGTACGTAGGGGGTCACACAATTGGTGCCTCCTCATGCATGTTCTTCTACAACCGGCTGTACCCGGGGGACCCCACCGTGAGCCCCGGCTTCCTCCTCCAGCTGCAGCAGTCGTGCCCAAACCCCTTGCTCGACCCGAACGCCTTTGCTTTCCTCGACGCGGcgacacccctgcagttcgacaACGCGTACTTCCGCAACCTGCAGCAGGGGATGGGCCTCCTCAACTCAGACCAGGTGCTCTTCAACGACCCGCGGTCGCAGGGCACCGTCAACCTGTTTGCGTCGAACCAGAGCGCTTTCTTCTCCGCATTCGTCGACGCCATGACGAGGCTCGGGCGGCTCGGGACGAAGACCGCGGTCGACGGGGAGATCAGGAGGGACTGCAGATTCGTTAACTAGATGAATTGGATGCTTCTTGTTATTGTTATTctttttgtatattattatgCTTTGGCTAGATAATAACCTATATAAGTGCCATTAATATTTCCCGTGTGGCCTGCTTGAGTTAGTTATTTTTCATTGGGAGTGTTTGGGGGAGGCAACCAAATTGGTTTTGGATGAGAGACTAAGCTTTGACAAGCAATgttgtttttaattaattgaggGTGACGCTGCCATAAAATGTTGtgccatatatatttataactttgaaaggaaaaaaaaaaaagacccatACTTAATTTTTAACCTTTTATATTCTTAAAGGTCCAACCTCATTAATGAACGAAGCCACCTAtcgatgtatatatatatatagataacaaTACATAACTATAGCAAATCGATCAGAGAATGCCAGGGAGTTTGCTTCAGATTCAATTAACTCCTTTTGCTTTTTCCGAGGAAGGCTCCGAGTAATCCTTCTTAATCGGAAGATAGGGGATTGTACGTATAATATTTTTGCTATAATCGTGCACAACTTTGTTCAAGTATAGCATCCATGAGGTAATGGACCTGCCAACGAAGAACCACGCGTTCGCTTAGTCGAATATGCAAAGCAACCCTACCCTAGCAAAACTCGATCGGTTCCTCACCTCCCGAATAGGACTAGCATTTCCCCCTCTCAGAGGTGGAGATAGTTCCTAAAACTACGTACCTTTAACCATTATCCTATTATGTTCTATACTAGAAATAAAATCAAGCAAAAATTGTTCAGATTGAAAGGGGTATGGCTACATAATGAagacttttttaattaaaagcaTACCCACGTGGTGGAGGGAAATACAACGAAACAGTTCAGCGCTTCTCTCTTTTAATGCTAAAATTAGATACTGTTGGAAGCAAATTAAGAGATGGTGTACATCAAGCTTCTATAGCATTTTAAAAAGTAAGATTGAAAGTATGCAATAGATATAGAAAATTGACGAATTAGAAGAGAATACTTTTTTGATGTTGGAGCTATAAGAGAGAAGGGAGACTGTCAAAGGCCGTCTCCCTTTAGTACTCAAAGATAAAGAAGGGTTAAGGAAAACCTGTGCTAATTAGCAACAATAGTTACAGGATGGAGACTGTAATACTAAGTTTTTTCACGACTACTAAAAAATTAGTCATTGGTGACATTTATTTACGCTGCTAAATGCTCAACAAATGCCGCTAAAAATTTTAGCAGCATATGACATCAAATGCTTCCTATACTAATcttgttaaaaatattatataatgccgctaatacaaatatctgatttttgcaactaaaattttaaaattttaattttattttaagtttaaatttgatttttttttagagaaatgtagcatactacccgcttcgtttatttcttttagaaataaacttaactcgaaatgtgaattaattaagattcgaacttaaaacattagataccaaccactaagccctttgccacttgcgctagcgactatcaattatatatattttaatttttttaaattttaagtcttcaattttaaaattttaaaattttaaattttaaaatttggaagctaaatttaaatttttaattttcaaatatcaaattttaatttccaaaatttgtagttttaaattttaaattttaaattttaaataaattaaaattttaaaaattaaaaattaaaaattttagattttaaattttaaaatataaaattttaaaattttaaattttaaattataagtttaatttttaaaattataagtttcaaatttttaaactttaatttaaaattttttaattcttagtAAAAAGGGatgtattaataattatatattgattaatAACGATATTTAGCAATAAGTGCTGCTAGTTTATTACATTTAGCGGCGTTCACTAATTTGTGTtgctaatttatcttattttgcaatattaatagtaaattattactaaataattaaatctagcggcaattatcaagtaatactgttaaatatattaattagcatgatttaaataaatgttgcgtAGTAAATGTTGCGGCATTTAGCAATAAACGCTActactttattacatttagtgtcattttttataaaatactgaAAACTTCAGCAGCATTCGCTAATTTATGCTgttaatttatcctattttgcaacattaatagtaaattgttgctaaaattattaaatctaacggcaattatcaagtaatactgctaaatatattaattagcgtgATTTGAATAAATGCTGCGGAGTAAATGCCGttaaatcatgaatttgttGTTTCTAATAACAAAAGACGTCCGAATGAGATTGGGGTGATTGTAGACGATGGAAAAAGATATATtaaggaagaagagaagagacaTTACTTctgatgtaaatttaaaaaacgCTATACCCTAGAGTCCCACGTACCAAATTCTGTTGGGGACTGGAGAGGACTTTTTCAAACTAGATGGGTCACTACCCTAGATCATTTATCAATCCGCTTTGACTTAGAGGAGAACAAAACGACTGTGTTCCAGCGAGGAGGGGATAAAGCACCGGGACCTGATGGCTTTCCCATGAGCTTCTACCCGACCTTTTGGGACGTTGTCAAGAATTATATCCTTTTGATCTTCCAAGAACTCTACGAGGGACGACTTTCTACATGTGCTGTTGACTACACATACATATGTCTTATCCCAAAAAAAGGAGCGAAAAGGACCAATGATTTTAGGCCTATTAGTATACTGAACGggatccaaaaaaatatttccaaGGTTTTAGCAAACCAGCTGGAAAAGGTCTTGCAGGACCTCATCTCTACTTCCCAATCAACGTTCTTATGAAGGAGACTCTTGGCTTGGGGCTCTAAGGAGGCTGTGGAAGCAGTTGGGGTGAAAGTAGATTTTGAGGAGGCTTTCGATAAAGTCAAGTGGCGTTTTCTTAAAAAGGTTTCAGAGTTGCTGGGTTTTAATGATAAATGGTGTGGATGGATTACTGAATGCGTCTATAAGTCTAAGTTGGTCATCCTGGTTAACGGCATACCATCTAATTAGATCAAATCTAAAAGAAGAGTGCAATAAGGCGACCCTCTATCTCCTTAACTTTTTCTTCTTGTGGTCGAGTGTCTCGTCAAGATGACTGAAAGACCAGAGGAGTCCAATCTTCTCAAAGGAATTGGACCCATGAGAGATAGCTTCATAACTTTAATTCAATATGCAGACGATACCTTGTTCTTTTGTGAGGCGAGGAAAAGATTTACGAATAATCTTAAATTCTTATGGAATCTTGTTGAGTGGGCTTCTTGAATCAAGATTAACAAAGAGAAGTcgcaattattttatttagggaGTAAGAGTGGAAAAGACAGTAGACTCATTGGTATCTTGCAGTGCAAAGTTGAAAAATTGCCTACTAAGTATTTGGGTCTATCTTTGACCTTTAGGGCGCTTAAGGAAGAAGATTGGGTAGATTCAAGAATGGGTAGGTGTCAGGCAGGCTAAACTCCTTTCTAAAGGAGGTAGATTAACACAAGTTTTAAAGCGTATGTAGGCGTTGCGAAGAGATTTCTTTTGGAAAAGACGGGAGAGCTACACAAGGGGAGTTTATATAGTTGCTTGGAAAAATATTTGTATGAGTAGGAAAGAAGGAGGCTTATGTGTCCAGGGTTTGGCAACCATGAATGATGCCCTTCTAATGAAATGGTAGTGGCATTTTCTCACTAAACGGAAACTACAATGGATTAAGCTAATCAGGAGCTTATATTACAACTAAAGACGACCGTTGTCTAAAGGAAGGTCCTTTTGACCGACCTCACAATAGTGGAAGATGTGTTAAAATTGAAGGAAATTTTCAAGAGTAGAGTCAGTCATAATTTGGAGGACAAAATACTCATTGATTTTTGGGCAGATACATGGTGTGGTGACGCATCCCTGAAGCCGTACTTTCCAAACATTTACTCTAATGTACACCACAAAGAGGTTCAAGTCTGTGAATTTTCTCTACCGTGGATGGAGATCGAGAAAAATTCTGAGAGAAGTGAGAAGAAACATACAGTGCGGTAATCAAGAGTATTAGGGAGCTGAA contains the following coding sequences:
- the LOC109704260 gene encoding peroxidase 16-like, which codes for MIRMEKRLRLFLLSFILSLLVSPPPKAAAAQLDPNYYANICPNLENLVRGAVVKMMSQTPVAAPATLRLFFHDCFVMGCDASIMIISSDGSDEWRNPADFSLKAEGFETVLAAKAAVDGDLQCTNKVSCADILALATRDVVSLSGGPTWPVELGRYDGKVSLGSDVVLPSPDFNLDQLNGMFGSFGLTQTDMIALSGGHTIGASSCMFFYNRLYPGDPTVSPGFLLQLQQSCPNPLLDPNAFAFLDAATPLQFDNAYFRNLQQGMGLLNSDQVLFNDPRSQGTVNLFASNQSAFFSAFVDAMTRLGRLGTKTAVDGEIRRDCRFVN